In Gossypium arboreum isolate Shixiya-1 chromosome 6, ASM2569848v2, whole genome shotgun sequence, the following are encoded in one genomic region:
- the LOC108484307 gene encoding probable choline kinase 1, producing MAIKKNGFIPSSAPEELKNVLKAVASEWGDKIQDMEEFHVIPLKGAMTNEVFQINWPTIHDDLHQKVLVRIYGEGVELFFNRDDEIRTFECMSKHGQGPRLLGRFPDGRIEEFIHARTLSAADLRDPEISALIAAKLREFHNLDMPGPKDVLLWKRLRTWLGHAKKFCSPKDAKDFCLNVLGDEINVLEKELAKDYQEIGFCHNDLQYGNIMMDEETRAITLIDYEYASYNPVAYDLANHFCEMAANYHTETPHLLDYSIYPDMEQRRRFICAYLRSSGNEPIDAEVEQLLIDAEKYTLANHLFWGLWGIISGHVNKIDFDYLEYARQRFQQYWLSKPLLLGS from the exons ATGGCTATAAAGAAGAATGGATTCATTCCAAGTTCTGCACCAGAAGAACTGAAGAATGTTTTGAAAGCGGTAGCATCCGAATGGGGAGATAAGATCCAAGATATGGAAGAATTCCATGTGATCCCACTGAAGGGAGCTATGACTAACGAGGTTTTTCAGATAAACTGGCCGACAATACATGATGATCTTCATCAGAAGGTGTTGGTCAGGATTTATGGTGAAGGAGTGGAATTGTTTTTCAATAGAGATGATGAGATTAGGACCTTTGAGTGCATGTCCAAGCATGGTCAGGGACCGAGGCTACTTGGGCGGTTTCCTGATGGGAGGATTGAGGAATTCATCCATGCCAGG ACACTCTCTGCTGCTGACCTCCGTGACCCTGAAATATCTGCTCTGATAGCAGCTAAATTGAGAGAGTTCCACAATCTGGACATGCCTGGTCCAAAGGATGTGCTTCTCTGGAAGCGATTGAG GACCTGGCTTGGTCATGCAAAGAAATTCTGTTCACCAAAAGATGCAAAAGACTTTTGCTTGAATGTTCTAGGTGATGAAATCAACGTACTAGAGAAAGAGTTAGCAAAGGACTATCAAGAAATTGGATTTTGTCACAACGATTTACAATATGGTAACATAATGATGGATGAAGAGACAAGAGCAATTACCCTAATC GATTATGAGTATGCAAGTTACAATCCAGTAGCTTACGATCTTGCTAATCACTTTTGTGAGATGGCAGCAAATTATCATACTGAGACTCCCCATCTTTTGGACTACAGCATATACCCTG ATATGGAGCAGCGCCGGAGATTCATCTGTGCATATCTCAGATCTTCAG GTAACGAACCCATTGATGCTGAAGTGGAGCAGCTACTTATCGATGCAGAGAAATACACTCTTGCTAATCATCTGTTTTGGGGCTTATGGGGAATTATCTCG GGTCATGTAAACAAGATAGACTTTGATTACCTGGAGTATGCAAGGCAGAGATTTCAGCAGTACTGGTTAAGCAAGCCCTTGCTCTTGGGTTCCTGA